The Mycolicibacterium mageritense genome contains a region encoding:
- the mshC gene encoding cysteine--1-D-myo-inosityl 2-amino-2-deoxy-alpha-D-glucopyranoside ligase — translation MQAWPAPTIPVLPGQGPQLRLYDSADRQIRPVSPGPTATMYVCGVTPYDATHLGHAATYLTFDLVHRLWLDAGHHVHYVQNITDVDDPLFERAARDGLDWRELGDRETQLFREDMTALRVVPPRDYVAATEAIDEVVEMVEKLLASGAAYVVDDAEYPDVYYRADATVQFGYESGYDRETMLRLFGERGGDPDRAGKADELDALLWRAERPGEPSWPSPFGPGRPGWHVECSAIALTRIGTGLDIQGGGSDLIFPHHEFSAAHAESATGERRFARHYVHAGMIGWDGHKMSKSRGNLVLVSRLRADGVDPSAVRLGLFAGHYRSDRFWSDQVLAEAEARLARWRSAAALPAGPDATDVVARVRQYLADDLDTPKALAAVDGWVEDALTYGGHDAAAPRTVATAVDALLGIELG, via the coding sequence ATGCAAGCATGGCCGGCGCCGACCATCCCGGTACTGCCGGGGCAGGGCCCCCAGTTGCGGCTCTACGACAGCGCCGACCGGCAGATCCGCCCGGTCTCGCCAGGCCCCACCGCCACGATGTACGTGTGCGGTGTCACCCCGTACGACGCGACCCACCTCGGTCACGCCGCCACGTATCTGACGTTCGACCTGGTGCACCGGCTGTGGCTGGACGCCGGGCATCACGTGCACTACGTGCAGAACATCACCGATGTCGACGACCCGCTGTTCGAGCGGGCCGCCCGCGACGGCCTGGACTGGCGCGAGCTGGGGGATCGCGAGACCCAGTTGTTCCGCGAGGACATGACCGCGTTGCGGGTGGTGCCGCCGCGCGACTACGTGGCGGCCACCGAGGCCATCGACGAAGTGGTCGAGATGGTCGAGAAGCTGCTGGCCTCGGGCGCGGCCTACGTCGTGGACGACGCCGAGTATCCCGACGTGTACTACCGGGCCGACGCCACCGTGCAGTTCGGCTACGAATCCGGCTACGACCGCGAAACCATGCTGCGGCTGTTCGGCGAGCGCGGCGGCGACCCTGACCGCGCAGGCAAGGCCGACGAACTCGACGCGTTGCTGTGGCGCGCCGAGCGTCCCGGCGAGCCCAGCTGGCCGTCGCCGTTCGGTCCCGGCCGCCCCGGCTGGCATGTGGAGTGTTCGGCGATCGCGCTGACCCGCATCGGCACCGGCCTGGACATCCAGGGCGGCGGTAGCGACCTCATCTTCCCGCACCACGAGTTCTCGGCCGCCCATGCCGAATCCGCCACGGGGGAGCGGCGATTCGCCCGCCACTACGTGCACGCCGGCATGATCGGCTGGGACGGGCACAAGATGAGCAAGAGCCGCGGCAACCTGGTGCTGGTGTCGCGGCTGCGGGCCGACGGGGTCGATCCTTCGGCGGTGCGGCTCGGCTTGTTCGCCGGCCACTACCGGTCGGACCGGTTCTGGAGCGATCAGGTGCTCGCCGAGGCAGAAGCGCGTTTGGCACGGTGGCGCAGCGCAGCCGCGCTGCCGGCCGGTCCTGATGCGACCGATGTGGTGGCGCGCGTGCGCCAGTACCTCGCGGACGATCTGGACACTCCGAAAGCCCTTGCCGCAGTGGATGGTTGGGTCGAGGATGCGTTGACCTACGGGGGGCACGACGCGGCGGCGCCCCGGACCGTCGCGACCGCTGTCGACGCACTGTTGGGTATAGAACTGGGGTAA
- a CDS encoding 3'(2'),5'-bisphosphate nucleotidase CysQ, producing the protein MHSTDADLAAAVAEEAGELLIGVREEIGFYDPYYLGDEGDRRSNALILDRLAQARPGDAVLSEEAVDDLARVDADRVWIVDPVDGTREFSLPGREDWAVHIALWQRHRIGGPGLTDAVVALPARGEVYRSDTVTPPAPRSDGPILITASSNRPPAVLWRMRERLDFRMVRIGSAGAKAMAVVRGDVDAYIHAGGQWEWDSAAPAGVVLAAGLHASRLDGSELVYNRADPYLPDFVMCRPELAPVLLDAIGAA; encoded by the coding sequence ATGCACTCGACCGATGCCGACCTGGCTGCCGCCGTGGCCGAGGAGGCCGGAGAGCTGCTCATCGGTGTCCGCGAGGAGATCGGTTTCTACGACCCGTACTACCTCGGCGACGAGGGCGACCGGCGGTCCAACGCCCTGATCCTGGATCGCTTGGCGCAGGCGCGACCGGGCGACGCGGTGCTCAGCGAGGAGGCCGTCGACGACCTCGCGCGCGTCGACGCCGACCGGGTGTGGATCGTCGACCCCGTCGACGGCACCCGGGAGTTCTCACTGCCCGGCCGGGAGGACTGGGCCGTGCACATCGCGCTGTGGCAGCGGCACCGGATCGGCGGGCCCGGCCTCACCGACGCCGTGGTGGCTCTTCCGGCCCGCGGTGAGGTGTACCGCAGCGACACCGTTACCCCACCCGCACCCCGAAGCGACGGTCCGATCCTGATCACCGCGAGCTCCAACCGGCCGCCCGCGGTGCTGTGGCGCATGCGGGAGCGCCTCGACTTCCGGATGGTGCGCATCGGGTCGGCCGGGGCCAAGGCCATGGCGGTGGTGCGCGGCGATGTCGACGCCTACATCCACGCCGGCGGCCAGTGGGAATGGGATTCGGCGGCGCCTGCCGGGGTGGTGCTGGCCGCGGGGCTGCACGCGTCGCGCCTCGACGGCTCCGAGCTCGTGTACAACCGGGCCGACCCGTACCTGCCGGACTTCGTGATGTGCCGCCCCGAACTGGCGCCCGTGCTGCTCGACGCGATCGGTGCGGCCTGA
- a CDS encoding DUF6891 domain-containing protein, protein MSLPEPLRSTLSEYVRPYLAAGFWDLDDVTCWAFDHAEGLEEHRDEVTALVRAMWQDRLVEQAQWPDTGDYGRLQSVFEQLESESIVARMCFSCCGTCAYHDIASEATWVADGGIREIGYVYFHQQDAYELGYPEPAVYLGFGSFNPHPALPEAIRSAATAGDEAAMDEALAQTDVMVGTRVVEIATGHGLSVTWSGSAAERIEVRLPQWRKPLPQ, encoded by the coding sequence ATGAGTTTGCCGGAGCCCCTCAGAAGCACCCTGAGCGAATATGTGCGGCCCTACCTGGCGGCAGGCTTCTGGGATCTCGACGACGTCACGTGTTGGGCGTTCGACCATGCCGAGGGTCTCGAGGAGCACCGCGACGAGGTCACCGCCCTGGTCCGCGCGATGTGGCAGGACCGACTCGTCGAGCAGGCCCAGTGGCCCGACACGGGCGACTACGGTCGCCTGCAAAGCGTCTTCGAGCAACTGGAATCGGAATCGATCGTGGCTCGAATGTGCTTCTCCTGCTGTGGAACCTGCGCCTACCACGACATCGCGAGCGAGGCGACGTGGGTTGCGGACGGCGGCATCCGCGAGATCGGCTACGTGTACTTCCATCAACAGGACGCGTACGAACTCGGCTACCCCGAGCCGGCGGTGTACCTGGGCTTCGGCTCGTTCAACCCCCACCCCGCGTTGCCCGAGGCGATCCGCAGCGCCGCGACCGCAGGCGACGAAGCCGCGATGGACGAGGCGCTCGCGCAGACCGACGTCATGGTCGGCACGCGCGTCGTCGAAATCGCCACGGGCCATGGGCTGTCGGTCACCTGGTCGGGGTCGGCCGCCGAACGCATCGAGGTGCGCCTGCCCCAGTGGCGCAAGCCGTTACCGCAGTAG